The Lacerta agilis isolate rLacAgi1 chromosome 14, rLacAgi1.pri, whole genome shotgun sequence sequence AGGACCAAGGCGATGAGGATGAGGAGGAAATGAACTTGCCAAAAAAGAAGGTGAGCGAAAGGGGCTATTCTCCAATATCTTCATATTCAGGGGATAAAGTGAACAAGGAACTGtgcatttaaaacatacaaaatctGGGAGCTTGCACAATGGCTTATCCTGAAGATTTAGGGTAGCTTAAAAGAGGGATAAGCTGctgatttgaaagagaaaaaaacaccctCTAAATTAGTGATGCTGGGGAATACAGGCAGATTCTTCAGCTTCTGAATGGATAATTTCTACATTctttgccaacccccccccccaacagctggTGGAACCTGCAGTTGGAGGACCAGGCAGCCGCTTTAAGGGCAAGCACTCATTGGACAGTGATGAGGAGGATGATGAGGAGGAAGGGCGAGGCAGCAAATATGACATCCTTGCATCAGATGATGTAGAAGGTAAGTATGGAACTGGAACCATGGTACGTGTACATATTTGGATTATGAGATTCTGTATTCTGTGATCTTTCTACTTTCTgaaaccccccaaaaacccaaaaACAGCAAGATAGAAGAAGCTACTTTTGCTTGGAATTGCAGTGGTATGGATGTGGCAAACCTAAAGGAAATGGAGCCATTGAATATCTATTTCAGTACTTAAGGGGGCAAATCTGCATgaaaactaaggctgcaatccagggacacctgggagtaaatcccactgaatttaataggatttaattctgagtagatatgcGTGGGATTGGGCTGTATGTGTTCAAAGCCCTTTGTATACATTATTTCATTAAACCTTACAGCATCCTTTTAAGGTAGGCTGTGTTTAGGTATTCACAAATTTTGGAAGGTCTTGGCAGCCAAAACAATATTTTGGGTTGTCGGGACCCTTTAAGGTGCCTTATGAATGTTTTGTTCAGAAGTAACCCCACTGCATTCAttggcacttactcccaggtaagtgtgcataggattgtagccccTGATCCCTTAACTACACCTCTCTATGGAAGATCAGTGCTCCCCAATTCCTCTGTGGAAGATGAATACTCCCCAATTCAGCTCCATATGTTTGGAGCTTGTATAGGGGAATAGGGCATGTTGGGGGGCTGGCCTTTGGAGTGGCTGGAGTACCTTGGCCATCCACCACTGCTCACCCCCAGCCCTCCCTTCCAGAGCCCAAGGTAAAAACTGGGGCTTGTTTTAGCGATGGGTGATTGAGACACTCATAATGCTTCAGCCTCACACCTCTTAGCCCCCTGAAGCCATGTCAGAGTGCTGAGCTAAAATGGGGAGTCCTGCCTCTATATGTACGTGTATAAACACTATTGGGTGTACTAGGGCTAGCAGAATTATGATTTCAGAGCGGAAGGATTCATAGGGGATAGGGCTATCGATGCCCACGGGCCATGattgctgtgctctgcttccacagttggaggcagcaatggttcagaataccagttgctggaaaccacaggaggggagaggcctcTTGTGTTCAAATCTAGCTGGTTTTCTACAGGcaactgattggccactgtgagaatgctggactaggtgggccactggcctgatccagcaggcttttctcaaGTTGTTGgtgttgaaatatataaaaaaaattgtccagtagcaccttagagaccaactaagtttgttcttggtataagctttcgtgtacatgcacacttcttcagtgttggtgttaattgagtttatataccaccctatacccagaggtctctgggcggctcacagaaatgatcacaacatatataatcagaataaaaacagcaacccagtaacaacccccacccaaaaagagccacattttaaaagggtctAGGATGTTGTTATGGTTTCGTATCAGCCCTGCTTCAGTGATTTATTAAAGTTAACAGTCATTTTATTCTAGTATTGTGAGAGGCTGATCCAGCATAATTTGACTCCCACACTTTATTTACCCTCGTAGGGCAGGAATCTGCAACTATTGACTATGAAGATGGTGTCCGGATCACTCCATTCAATTTgcaggaggagatggaagaaggCCATTTTGATTCAGAAGGCAACTACTTCTTGAAGAAAGAGGCGATGATTCGGGATAACTGGTTGGACAATATAGACTGGGTAAGGTTGCTTGTCTGGGCTGAGCAGAAGACAGCCCATGCAAACAGGGAGCTGATAATCTTGGCTGTTCCTACAGTGTGTGTAGAGAGAAGCTTGATTGATTTCCCAGTTGCACAGTAGCAGGAAGCAAAGCATCCGTTTTTCTGCTTGCATTGTTCAGTCATAAATACAGAGATTCTGGGAAGAAATTTTGAAATGTCTGCAAGAGGGAGCAGCAGGGGAGGGAATGGGCTATAGTTCTGCAGCTAGGACAGGAGTGAAACTGGGTTCCTGGCTCAAATCTGGGTACCCTGAGTAGTCAGAAATAAATCAGGTTGATTGTCATAACTGTAAGCTGCTTTCCTGCATGGTCCTCAGGACTTACGGCTCTTGGAGTAATTCTGAGACAATATAGCCTTGGAGACAGCAGCTCTCCCaaaccccagtgagcttcatagctgagtagggatttgatgCTGCGTACTCACATACAAGCTCTGCACTGCGCGCACACACTACCTTACACAATAGAAACCAGTGCAAGGATAGACATGAGAAATAGGCAAAATGGGTTAGGATGTGGTCGTCGTCGTCCCCGTTTGTGGATCCCCCCCCTTGTATGCTTACAGCACAGGTTAAACTTCAGAATTTTATTACCTTTCGAAAGATGGCTGTAGTTGGTGAAAACATAGTCAGGTGTAGTATTTTAAGACTAAGTAAGCGGGAATAATGTTGCTCTCTTACCTCCATGACTTTTTACTACCACAATAATTGGGCAACCAGTGAATTAATGTTGCATCAAACAAGGCTGATGGGATTCTTGGGAATATCTAGTAGGAACAGGGAGTGCAAATAACAGAAAGGATATTATTTCTGGCTTGCGGCACCTGCCACAGTTCTTTGACTGGATCTGAAGCCCCCATACATTAGaatcgtacagttggaagggaccctgaggaccatctagtccaaccccctgccatccaGGAATTCGCAGCTGCCCCATTACGGGGATCGAAActgcagccttggcgttatcGGCACCATCCTCTGACAAGCTGAGCTCATCCACATTTTGTAATGGTCTACCACTTGCCTCTTACGGCTTTCCTGTCCCTTTCGCTTCCCAACTAGGTCAGGATAAAGGAGCAGCGTCCTGGTCAGAAGAAGCCACCGCTAGATTCTGCCGAGGAAGACGAGGAAGAGGATCTTGAAGTCGGACGGGCACCTTTGGACAAGAAGACGCTGCTGGAAGGGATGGTGGCCTTGGTGCTACCTGGCGAGACAGTGGCCAGGGCCATCCAGAGGCTCGGAGACAAGGGCGGGCCCAAGAACAGCGGGCGCCAGCGGAGGCCTTGGAGCCGCCTCAAGGCAGAGGAGCCAGAGCCAGCCGAGGAAGGAGAGCCCCAGAAGCCCGGGTCGCCAGAACGGAAAGAGCAGCTGGAGCGCCTCTCGGGGCTGGCTGACCAAATGGTGGCGCGAGGCGTGTATGAGAT is a genomic window containing:
- the CD2BP2 gene encoding CD2 antigen cytoplasmic tail-binding protein 2, translated to MSKRKVTFEDQGDEDEEEMNLPKKKLVEPAVGGPGSRFKGKHSLDSDEEDDEEEGRGSKYDILASDDVEGQESATIDYEDGVRITPFNLQEEMEEGHFDSEGNYFLKKEAMIRDNWLDNIDWVRIKEQRPGQKKPPLDSAEEDEEEDLEVGRAPLDKKTLLEGMVALVLPGETVARAIQRLGDKGGPKNSGRQRRPWSRLKAEEPEPAEEGEPQKPGSPERKEQLERLSGLADQMVARGVYEIYQETREKLALRLRALEQPPAASSAAEPELDMFAEDIDEAKLGEKTPAVGSEEQKQGDDNALSEVMWEYKWENTNTSELYGPFSSSQMQDWVSQGYFPDGVYCRKVENSEGQFYNSKRIDFDLYT